A section of the Pygocentrus nattereri isolate fPygNat1 chromosome 18, fPygNat1.pri, whole genome shotgun sequence genome encodes:
- the pitpnab gene encoding phosphatidylinositol transfer protein alpha isoform: MLIKEYRVILPISVEEYQVGQLYSVAEASKNETGGGEGVEVLKNEPYEKDGEKGQYTHKIYHLQSKVPSFVRMLAPASALNIHEKAWNAYPYCRTVITNEYMKENFLIKIETWHKPDMGHQENVHGLDPDTWKKVDVVYIDIADRSQVELKDYKPEEDPSKYKSIKTGRGPLGPDWKKELPKKTDCPHMCAYKLVTVKFKWWGLQNKVENFIQKQEKRLFTNFHRQLFCWIDNWIELNMEDIRRMEEETRKELDEMRVKDPVKGMVALED; this comes from the exons ATGCTCATTAAAGAATA TCGAGTGATCCTACCCATTTCTGTGGAGGAG TACCAGGTCGGTCAGCTGTACTCAGTAGCAGAGGCCAGCAAGAATGAgacaggaggaggagagggagtgGAGGTGCTGAAGAACGAACCATACGAGAAAGATGGCGAGAAAGGCcagtacacacacaaaatctacCACCTGCAGAG TAAAGTTCCATCTTTTGTGCGAATGCTGGCACCAGCATCAGCTCTTAACATCCACGAGAAAGCCTGGAATGCCTACCCATACTGCCGCACAG TCATCACG AACGAGTACATGAAAGAGAATTTCCTCATCAAGATAGAGACATGGCATAAACCTGACATGGGCCATCAGGAGAAC GTTCATGGTCTGGATCCTGACACCTGGAAGAAGGTGGATGTAGTGTATATCGACATCGCTGACAGAAGTCAGGTAGAACTCAAG GATTACAAACCAGAGGAAGACCCCTCCAAGTACAAATCCATCAAGACCGGCCGAGGGCCCCTGGGACCTGACTGGAAG AAGGAGCTCCCCAAAAAGACAGACTGTCCGCACATGTGTGCCTACAAACTGGTTACAGTCAAGTTCAAGTGGTGGGGGCTGCAAAATAAAGTGGAGAACTTCATTCAGAAG CAAGAGAAGCGTTTGTTCACTAATTTTCACCGGCAGCTTTTCTGCTGGATTGATAATTGGATCGAACTGAACATGGAGGACATTCGCAGGATGGAGGAGGAGACCAGGAAGGAGCTGGATGAG atgAGAGTGAAGGACCCAGTAAAAGGGATGGTGGCTCTAGAAGACTGA